From one Gemmobacter sp. genomic stretch:
- a CDS encoding VOC family protein, which translates to MTPQRVTLITLGVADLAASRAFYASLGWVEHGESQPGVAFYQMHGAVLALFGLADLAADQGRAGAGLGTGAVTLAQNFATEAEVDAAFAAALAAGGTVLKRPEKVFWGGYSGYWADPDCHVWEVAMNPFWPLADDGSLTLP; encoded by the coding sequence ATGACCCCGCAGCGTGTGACGCTGATCACCCTTGGCGTGGCCGACCTGGCGGCGTCGCGGGCGTTCTATGCCAGCCTGGGCTGGGTGGAGCATGGCGAAAGCCAGCCGGGCGTGGCGTTCTACCAGATGCATGGTGCGGTGCTGGCGCTGTTCGGGCTGGCCGATCTGGCGGCCGATCAGGGGCGGGCGGGCGCGGGCCTGGGCACCGGCGCGGTGACGCTGGCGCAGAACTTTGCCACCGAGGCCGAGGTGGACGCGGCCTTTGCCGCTGCCTTGGCTGCGGGGGGCACGGTGCTGAAGCGGCCGGAAAAGGTGTTCTGGGGCGGGTATTCCGGCTATTGGGCGGATCCCGATTGCCATGTCTGGGAAGTGGCGATGAACCCGTTCTGGCCGCTGGCCGACGATGGCAGCCTGACCCTGCCATGA
- a CDS encoding LysE family translocator: MTVTLGQLALYALGMAGLWAVPGPVWVALTARALSGGMAAAWPLAVGVALGDLLWPLCAILGLAWVLSIYGDALEVLRWLAAAVFIVMGVLLIRAPARAPGTDSRMTRPGVWAGFSVGVAAVIGNPKAILFYMGFLPGFFDLSRVSGWDIAAILAISAIVPMIGNLALALFLDRARRLLSSPQAVRRLNVGSGILLVLVGLVIPFT; this comes from the coding sequence ATGACCGTGACGTTGGGACAGCTGGCGCTGTATGCGCTGGGTATGGCGGGGCTGTGGGCGGTGCCAGGGCCGGTCTGGGTGGCGCTGACCGCGCGGGCGCTGTCGGGCGGCATGGCGGCGGCCTGGCCGCTGGCCGTAGGGGTCGCGCTGGGCGATCTGCTGTGGCCGCTATGCGCCATCCTGGGGCTGGCCTGGGTGCTGTCGATTTACGGCGACGCGCTGGAGGTGCTGCGCTGGCTGGCGGCGGCGGTGTTCATCGTGATGGGCGTCCTGCTGATCCGGGCGCCGGCCAGGGCGCCGGGCACCGACAGCCGCATGACGCGCCCGGGCGTCTGGGCCGGGTTTTCGGTCGGCGTGGCGGCGGTGATCGGCAACCCCAAGGCGATCCTGTTCTACATGGGGTTCCTGCCGGGGTTTTTTGACCTGAGCCGGGTCAGCGGCTGGGATATTGCCGCGATCCTCGCGATTTCGGCCATCGTGCCGATGATCGGCAACCTGGCGCTGGCGCTGTTTCTGGACCGGGCGCGGCGGCTTTTGTCCAGCCCGCAGGCGGTGCGGCGGCTGAATGTCGGTTCGGGCATTCTGCTGGTGCTGGTGGGGCTGGTGATTCCGTTCACCTGA
- a CDS encoding cupin domain-containing protein yields MARPHENHREDVAGRANVEDTPELLAYYNDLDRFGAGALWTVANKIEPWEPQSSSVPTLWRWNDLRGPVLRSVDLVTPEKAGRRVIYLRNPGRDEVAAAVGWIYSGLQVMNPGEAAGAHRHSASAIRFILEGAGAYTVVDGHKMTLGRNDFVLTPNGTWHEHAVAAEGSPCIWQDCLDIPFVNAMEANFYEVHPDLTQAVGYPVDDMTRTWGNAGLTPSGGDWSKGYSPMFKYEWAPTYDALQRYAGCTDGSPFDGVMMEYVNPATNGPVMRTLGASMQMLRPGEHTRAHRHTGSYLYTVAKGSGHSIINGKRFDWSERDIFCVPSWAWHEHVNGSATEDACLFCLSDLPVMRALGLYREQAFGENGGYQPIK; encoded by the coding sequence ATGGCACGCCCGCATGAAAACCACCGCGAGGATGTGGCCGGCCGCGCGAACGTGGAAGACACGCCCGAGCTGCTGGCCTATTACAATGATCTCGACCGTTTCGGAGCCGGGGCGCTGTGGACGGTGGCGAACAAGATCGAACCCTGGGAACCGCAGTCGTCATCGGTGCCTACGCTGTGGCGCTGGAACGACCTGCGCGGGCCGGTGCTGCGGTCGGTCGATCTGGTGACGCCGGAAAAGGCGGGGCGGCGGGTGATCTACCTGCGCAATCCGGGGCGCGACGAGGTGGCAGCGGCGGTCGGCTGGATTTACTCGGGCCTTCAGGTGATGAACCCGGGCGAGGCGGCGGGCGCGCACCGCCATTCGGCCAGCGCCATCCGGTTCATCCTGGAAGGCGCCGGGGCCTATACGGTGGTCGATGGCCACAAGATGACGCTGGGGCGCAACGATTTCGTGCTGACGCCGAACGGCACCTGGCACGAACATGCGGTGGCGGCCGAGGGCAGCCCCTGCATCTGGCAGGATTGCCTGGACATCCCCTTCGTCAACGCGATGGAGGCGAATTTCTACGAGGTGCACCCGGATCTGACGCAGGCCGTGGGCTATCCGGTCGACGACATGACCCGGACCTGGGGCAACGCCGGGCTGACGCCGTCGGGCGGCGACTGGTCCAAGGGCTACAGCCCGATGTTCAAATACGAATGGGCGCCGACCTATGACGCGCTTCAGCGCTATGCCGGCTGCACCGACGGATCGCCCTTTGACGGGGTGATGATGGAATATGTCAACCCCGCCACCAACGGCCCGGTGATGCGCACCCTGGGCGCCAGCATGCAGATGCTGCGGCCGGGCGAACATACCAGGGCGCACCGCCATACCGGCAGCTATCTTTATACCGTTGCCAAGGGGTCGGGCCACAGCATCATCAATGGCAAGCGGTTCGACTGGTCGGAGCGCGACATCTTCTGCGTGCCGTCCTGGGCCTGGCACGAACATGTCAACGGATCGGCGACCGAGGATGCCTGCCTGTTCTGCCTCAGCGATCTGCCGGTGATGCGGGCGCTGGGCCTGTATCGCGAACAGGCCTTTGGCGAAAACGGCGGCTATCAGCCTATCAAGTGA
- the recF gene encoding DNA replication/repair protein RecF (All proteins in this family for which functions are known are DNA-binding proteins that assist the filamentation of RecA onto DNA for the initiation of recombination or recombinational repair.) has translation MLSMVRLALFRNHKALQLAFDGRPVAIWGPNGAGKTNILEAVSLLSPGRGLRRAATEDIGRRPDAVGWKVAAVLDGHEVETWAEDAGRQVRIDGKATTQAAMGMLARVVWLVPAMDRLWIEAPEGRRRFLDRLVLSLHAGHAEATLEYERAMRERNRLLKDQVQDAGWYGAIEARMVDAGARITAARADVVGRLQAAQVDGAFPAAALDLDAGEGADDLAAALVAGRRRDMAAGRTLAGPHRADLRAVWAAKGMPAAQCSTGEQKALLISLILASARIAAADLGKPPLILLDEVAAHLDPGRRAALYDEISALGAQAFLTGTEAGLFDSLGQRAQGFAVAEGGGVSEVALT, from the coding sequence ATGCTGAGCATGGTGCGCCTTGCCCTGTTCCGCAACCACAAGGCGTTGCAGTTGGCATTTGACGGGCGGCCGGTCGCAATCTGGGGGCCGAACGGGGCCGGCAAGACCAACATTCTGGAGGCTGTGTCGCTGCTATCGCCCGGGCGCGGTTTGCGGCGGGCGGCGACCGAGGATATCGGGCGGCGCCCCGATGCGGTCGGCTGGAAGGTGGCCGCCGTGCTGGACGGGCATGAGGTGGAGACCTGGGCCGAGGATGCCGGGCGGCAGGTGCGCATTGACGGCAAGGCGACGACCCAGGCCGCCATGGGCATGCTGGCGCGGGTGGTCTGGCTGGTGCCGGCGATGGACCGGCTGTGGATCGAGGCGCCCGAGGGGCGGCGGCGGTTTCTGGACCGGCTGGTGCTGAGCCTGCATGCCGGCCATGCCGAAGCGACGCTGGAGTATGAGCGCGCGATGCGCGAGCGCAACCGGCTGCTGAAGGATCAGGTGCAGGACGCCGGCTGGTATGGCGCCATCGAGGCGCGGATGGTCGATGCCGGGGCGCGGATCACCGCCGCGCGGGCCGATGTGGTGGGGCGGTTGCAGGCGGCGCAGGTGGATGGCGCCTTTCCCGCCGCCGCGCTGGATCTGGATGCGGGCGAGGGCGCGGATGATCTGGCCGCAGCACTGGTGGCCGGGCGGCGGCGCGACATGGCCGCAGGGCGCACGCTGGCAGGGCCGCACCGGGCCGACCTGCGCGCGGTCTGGGCCGCCAAGGGGATGCCGGCCGCGCAATGTTCTACCGGAGAGCAGAAGGCGCTGCTGATTTCGCTGATCCTGGCCAGTGCGCGGATTGCGGCGGCGGATCTGGGCAAGCCGCCGCTGATTCTGCTGGACGAGGTGGCGGCGCATCTGGACCCCGGCCGGCGGGCCGCGCTGTATGACGAGATTTCTGCGCTGGGCGCGCAGGCGTTCCTGACCGGGACCGAGGCGGGGCTGTTTGACTCGCTGGGGCAAAGGGCGCAAGGCTTTGCCGTTGCCGAGGGTGGCGGCGTATCGGAGGTGGCCCTGACATGA
- the gyrB gene encoding DNA topoisomerase (ATP-hydrolyzing) subunit B, producing the protein MAEAARKADEYGADSIKVLKGLEAVRKRPGMYIGDTDDGSGLHHMVYEVVDNGIDEALAGHATAVTVRIHADSSVSVRDNGRGIPIDIHAEEGVSAAEVIMTQLHAGGKFNNTDEGGNAYKVSGGLHGVGVSVVNALSDWLELRVWRNDTEYRARFENGECVVHVHPVGPAPGERGTEVRFMASAKVNRPDGTFSNLDYSFKTLETRLRELAFLNSGVRIIIEDERPAELLRTELFYEGGVKEFVKYLDRSKHPVIPEPIYMVGEKNGIGVEIAMWWNDSYHESVLPFTNNIPQRDGGTHLAGFRGALTRTINSYAQTSGIAKREKVDFTGDDAREGLTCVLSVKVPDPKFSSQTKDKLVSSEVRPAVENLVNEKLAEWFEENPGPAKGIVGKIIEAALAREAARKARELTRRKTALDVASLPGKLADCQERDPSKSELFLVEGDSAGGSAKQGRSRANQAVLPLRGKILNVERARFDKMLSSAEIGTLITALGTGIGRDEFDIGKLRYHKVVIMTDADVDGAHIRTLLLTFFFRQMPQLIEGGYLYIAQPPLYKVSRGKSEVYLKDQAALDDYLISAGTDGAVLRLGSGEEIAGADLGRVIEGARQFRRILDAFPTHYPRAILEQAAIAGAFDAGQTDLQVVADKVAARLDAVAVEYERGWQGRITQDHGIRLARVLRGVEEIRTLDGAVLRSGEARRLSQVAAGTRDAYVAGSRLVRKDRETPINGPIDLLKAILAEGEKGLSLQRYKGLGEMNPEQLWETTLDPEARTFLQVRIDDVAEADDIFTKLMGDVVEPRREFIQQNALNVENLDF; encoded by the coding sequence ATGGCCGAAGCAGCACGGAAAGCCGACGAATACGGCGCCGATTCCATCAAGGTTCTCAAGGGGTTGGAGGCGGTCCGCAAACGTCCCGGCATGTACATCGGTGATACCGATGACGGCAGCGGCCTGCATCACATGGTCTACGAGGTCGTCGACAACGGCATCGACGAGGCGCTGGCCGGCCATGCCACCGCGGTGACCGTGCGGATTCATGCCGATTCCAGCGTTTCGGTGCGCGACAACGGCCGCGGGATCCCGATCGACATTCACGCCGAGGAAGGCGTTTCGGCGGCCGAGGTCATCATGACCCAGCTGCACGCGGGCGGCAAATTCAACAACACCGACGAAGGCGGCAATGCCTACAAGGTGTCGGGCGGCTTGCACGGCGTGGGCGTTTCGGTGGTGAACGCGCTGTCGGACTGGCTGGAGCTGCGCGTCTGGCGCAACGATACCGAATATCGCGCGCGGTTCGAAAACGGCGAATGCGTCGTCCATGTCCACCCTGTCGGCCCCGCGCCGGGCGAGCGGGGGACCGAGGTGCGGTTCATGGCCTCGGCCAAGGTCAACCGGCCGGACGGCACCTTCTCGAACCTGGATTACAGCTTCAAGACGCTGGAAACGCGGCTGCGGGAACTGGCGTTCCTGAACTCGGGCGTGCGCATCATCATCGAGGACGAGCGCCCGGCCGAGTTGCTGCGGACCGAATTGTTCTATGAGGGCGGCGTCAAGGAATTCGTCAAATACCTGGACCGCTCCAAGCATCCGGTGATCCCGGAGCCGATCTACATGGTGGGCGAAAAGAACGGCATCGGCGTGGAAATCGCCATGTGGTGGAACGACAGCTACCATGAATCGGTGCTGCCCTTTACCAACAACATCCCGCAGCGCGATGGCGGCACGCACCTTGCGGGCTTCCGTGGCGCGCTGACGCGCACGATCAACAGCTATGCCCAGACCAGCGGCATCGCCAAGCGGGAAAAGGTGGATTTCACCGGCGACGACGCGCGCGAAGGGCTGACCTGCGTGCTGTCGGTCAAGGTGCCGGATCCGAAATTCTCCAGCCAGACCAAGGACAAGCTGGTGTCGTCCGAGGTGCGCCCGGCGGTGGAGAACCTGGTCAACGAAAAGTTGGCGGAATGGTTCGAGGAAAACCCCGGCCCCGCCAAGGGCATCGTCGGCAAGATCATCGAAGCGGCGCTGGCCCGCGAGGCGGCGCGCAAGGCGCGCGAGCTGACCCGGCGCAAGACGGCGCTGGACGTGGCCAGCCTGCCGGGCAAGCTGGCCGATTGCCAGGAACGCGATCCGTCGAAATCCGAACTGTTCCTGGTCGAGGGTGACTCGGCCGGCGGTTCGGCCAAGCAGGGCCGGTCGCGCGCCAATCAGGCGGTGCTGCCCCTGCGCGGCAAGATCCTGAACGTGGAACGCGCGCGGTTCGACAAGATGCTGTCCAGCGCCGAGATCGGCACGCTGATCACCGCGCTTGGCACCGGGATCGGCCGCGACGAATTCGACATCGGCAAGCTGCGCTACCACAAGGTCGTCATCATGACCGATGCCGATGTGGACGGCGCGCATATCCGCACGCTGCTGCTGACCTTCTTCTTCCGGCAGATGCCGCAACTGATCGAAGGGGGCTACCTGTATATTGCCCAGCCGCCGCTGTACAAAGTGTCGCGCGGCAAGTCCGAGGTGTATCTCAAGGATCAGGCGGCGCTGGACGATTACCTGATTTCGGCCGGCACCGATGGCGCCGTGCTGCGCCTTGGATCGGGCGAAGAGATTGCGGGCGCCGATCTGGGCCGGGTGATCGAAGGCGCGCGGCAGTTCCGCCGCATCCTTGATGCCTTTCCCACGCATTACCCCCGCGCCATTCTGGAGCAGGCGGCGATTGCCGGGGCCTTTGATGCGGGCCAGACCGATCTGCAGGTGGTGGCCGACAAGGTGGCCGCGCGGCTGGATGCGGTGGCGGTGGAATACGAACGCGGCTGGCAGGGGCGCATCACACAGGACCACGGCATCCGCCTGGCCCGCGTGCTGCGCGGCGTCGAAGAGATTCGCACCCTGGACGGTGCCGTCCTGCGGTCGGGCGAGGCGCGGCGCCTGTCGCAGGTCGCCGCCGGCACGCGGGATGCCTATGTCGCCGGCAGCCGCCTTGTGCGGAAGGATCGCGAGACGCCGATCAACGGGCCGATCGACCTGTTGAAGGCGATTCTGGCCGAAGGGGAAAAGGGCCTGTCGCTGCAACGCTACAAGGGCCTGGGCGAGATGAACCCCGAACAGCTGTGGGAAACCACGCTGGACCCCGAGGCGCGCACCTTCCTGCAAGTGCGGATCGACGATGTGGCCGAAGCGGATGATATCTTTACCAAGCTGATGGGCGACGTGGTGGAACCGCGGCGCGAGTTCATCCAGCAGAACGCGCTGAACGTGGAGAATCTGGACTTCTGA
- the dnaN gene encoding DNA polymerase III subunit beta: MKFSIERATLLKAVAQAQSVVERRNTIPILANVLIEAEGAAVSFRATDLDIEVVDKAVAQVDRAGATTVSAVMLHEIVRKLPDGSLVTLMDEAASGRLVINAGRSTFNLATLPREDFPVMASSEYASNFTAPAPVLRRLFDKAKFAISTEETRYYLNGVYMHTATGEDGPVLRCVATDGHRLARIDAPLPDGAGGMPGVIVPRKTVGELRKLLDDDEAQIAVSVSETKVRFATPTITLTSKVIDGTFPDYSRVIPTQNTRRLEVDASDFAKAVDRVATVSSERSRAVKLSLDEDRLVLSVNAPDSGAAEEELVVAYGDERLEIGFNAKYLLEIASQVDRENAVFLFNSSGDPTLMREGNDMSAVYVVMPMRV, from the coding sequence ATGAAGTTCAGCATCGAGCGCGCGACGCTGTTGAAGGCGGTGGCGCAGGCCCAGTCGGTGGTCGAGCGGCGGAACACGATTCCGATCCTGGCGAACGTGCTGATCGAGGCCGAGGGCGCGGCGGTTTCCTTCCGCGCCACCGATCTGGATATCGAGGTGGTGGACAAGGCCGTTGCCCAGGTGGACCGCGCCGGGGCCACCACGGTATCGGCCGTGATGCTGCATGAAATCGTGCGCAAGCTGCCCGATGGATCGCTGGTCACCCTGATGGACGAGGCCGCCAGCGGGCGGCTGGTGATCAATGCCGGGCGGTCCACCTTCAACCTTGCGACCCTGCCGCGCGAGGATTTTCCGGTGATGGCCAGTTCGGAATACGCCTCGAACTTCACCGCGCCGGCCCCGGTGCTGCGCCGGCTGTTCGACAAGGCGAAATTCGCGATTTCCACCGAGGAAACCCGCTATTACCTGAACGGCGTCTACATGCACACCGCAACGGGCGAGGATGGCCCGGTGCTGCGCTGTGTCGCGACCGATGGCCACCGGCTGGCGCGCATTGATGCGCCGCTGCCCGATGGCGCGGGCGGCATGCCCGGCGTGATCGTGCCGCGCAAGACGGTGGGCGAATTGCGCAAGCTGCTGGACGATGACGAGGCGCAGATCGCCGTGTCGGTTTCGGAAACCAAGGTGCGGTTCGCAACGCCGACCATCACCCTGACCTCGAAGGTGATCGACGGCACGTTCCCCGATTATTCCCGTGTGATCCCCACCCAGAACACCCGGCGGCTGGAAGTGGATGCCAGCGATTTCGCCAAGGCGGTGGATCGCGTGGCGACGGTATCGTCCGAACGCTCGCGCGCCGTGAAGCTGAGCCTGGACGAGGACCGGCTGGTCCTGTCGGTCAACGCCCCGGATTCCGGCGCGGCCGAGGAAGAACTGGTCGTGGCCTATGGCGACGAACGGCTGGAGATCGGCTTCAACGCCAAATACCTGCTGGAAATCGCCAGCCAGGTGGATCGCGAAAATGCGGTGTTCCTGTTCAACTCCTCGGGCGACCCCACGCTGATGCGTGAAGGCAACGACATGTCGGCGGTCTATGTCGTCATGCCGATGCGCGTGTGA